From one Amia ocellicauda isolate fAmiCal2 chromosome 17, fAmiCal2.hap1, whole genome shotgun sequence genomic stretch:
- the tmem11 gene encoding transmembrane protein 11, mitochondrial isoform X3, whose protein sequence is MAAWGRRRGVPVNRERGVMSSTDCYIVHEIYNGENAQDQFEWELEQALEAQYKYIVIEPTRIGDETARWIAVGNCLHKTAVLSGVSCLLTPLSLPLEYSRYVALPAGAVSVACALLYGISWQFDPCCKYQVEYDSQKLSRLPLHTLTSSSPVVLVRKDDIHRKRLHNTIALAALAYCVKKVYELYVV, encoded by the exons ATGGCGGCGTGGGGAAGGAGGCGCGGTGTCCCAGTCAACAGGGAGAG GGGTGTGATGTCCTCCACAGACTGCTACATCGTGCACGAGATCTACAATGGGGAGAATGCCCAGGACCAGTTCGAGtgggagctggagcaggccctGGAGGCCCAGTACAAGTACATCGTGATCGAGCCCACGCGCATCGGGGACGAGACGGCACGCTGGATCGCCGTGGGGAACTGCCTGCACAAGACGGCCGTGCTGTCGGGGGTGTCCTGCCTGCTCACGCCGCTCTCGCTGCCGCTGGAGTACTCACGCTACGTGGCCCTGCCCGCCGGCGCCGTCAGCGTGGCCTGTGCCCTCCTCTACGGCATCTCCTGGCAGTTCGACCCCTGCTGCAAGTACCAAGTGGAGTACGACAGCCAGAAACTGTCCCGCCTGCCGCTGCACACGCTCACCTCCTCCTCGCCCGTGGTGCTCGTGAGGAAGGACGACATCCACAGAAAGAGACTCCACAACACGATAGCGCTAGCCGCCTTGGCCTACTGCGTCAAGAAGGTTTATGAACTTTACGTTGTATGA
- the tmem11 gene encoding transmembrane protein 11, mitochondrial isoform X1, with amino-acid sequence MAAWGRRRGVPVNRESRRDRPKSIRGRMQCVLPGSQGQSPPRGVMSSTDCYIVHEIYNGENAQDQFEWELEQALEAQYKYIVIEPTRIGDETARWIAVGNCLHKTAVLSGVSCLLTPLSLPLEYSRYVALPAGAVSVACALLYGISWQFDPCCKYQVEYDSQKLSRLPLHTLTSSSPVVLVRKDDIHRKRLHNTIALAALAYCVKKVYELYVV; translated from the exons ATGGCGGCGTGGGGAAGGAGGCGCGGTGTCCCAGTCAACAGGGAGAG CAGAAGGGATAGGCCCAAGTCGATCAGGGGGAGAATGCAGTGCGTCCTCCCGGGGTCACAGGGCCAGTCTCCACCAAG GGGTGTGATGTCCTCCACAGACTGCTACATCGTGCACGAGATCTACAATGGGGAGAATGCCCAGGACCAGTTCGAGtgggagctggagcaggccctGGAGGCCCAGTACAAGTACATCGTGATCGAGCCCACGCGCATCGGGGACGAGACGGCACGCTGGATCGCCGTGGGGAACTGCCTGCACAAGACGGCCGTGCTGTCGGGGGTGTCCTGCCTGCTCACGCCGCTCTCGCTGCCGCTGGAGTACTCACGCTACGTGGCCCTGCCCGCCGGCGCCGTCAGCGTGGCCTGTGCCCTCCTCTACGGCATCTCCTGGCAGTTCGACCCCTGCTGCAAGTACCAAGTGGAGTACGACAGCCAGAAACTGTCCCGCCTGCCGCTGCACACGCTCACCTCCTCCTCGCCCGTGGTGCTCGTGAGGAAGGACGACATCCACAGAAAGAGACTCCACAACACGATAGCGCTAGCCGCCTTGGCCTACTGCGTCAAGAAGGTTTATGAACTTTACGTTGTATGA
- the tmem11 gene encoding transmembrane protein 11, mitochondrial isoform X2, giving the protein MAAWGRRRGVPVNRERRDRPKSIRGRMQCVLPGSQGQSPPRGVMSSTDCYIVHEIYNGENAQDQFEWELEQALEAQYKYIVIEPTRIGDETARWIAVGNCLHKTAVLSGVSCLLTPLSLPLEYSRYVALPAGAVSVACALLYGISWQFDPCCKYQVEYDSQKLSRLPLHTLTSSSPVVLVRKDDIHRKRLHNTIALAALAYCVKKVYELYVV; this is encoded by the exons ATGGCGGCGTGGGGAAGGAGGCGCGGTGTCCCAGTCAACAGGGAGAG AAGGGATAGGCCCAAGTCGATCAGGGGGAGAATGCAGTGCGTCCTCCCGGGGTCACAGGGCCAGTCTCCACCAAG GGGTGTGATGTCCTCCACAGACTGCTACATCGTGCACGAGATCTACAATGGGGAGAATGCCCAGGACCAGTTCGAGtgggagctggagcaggccctGGAGGCCCAGTACAAGTACATCGTGATCGAGCCCACGCGCATCGGGGACGAGACGGCACGCTGGATCGCCGTGGGGAACTGCCTGCACAAGACGGCCGTGCTGTCGGGGGTGTCCTGCCTGCTCACGCCGCTCTCGCTGCCGCTGGAGTACTCACGCTACGTGGCCCTGCCCGCCGGCGCCGTCAGCGTGGCCTGTGCCCTCCTCTACGGCATCTCCTGGCAGTTCGACCCCTGCTGCAAGTACCAAGTGGAGTACGACAGCCAGAAACTGTCCCGCCTGCCGCTGCACACGCTCACCTCCTCCTCGCCCGTGGTGCTCGTGAGGAAGGACGACATCCACAGAAAGAGACTCCACAACACGATAGCGCTAGCCGCCTTGGCCTACTGCGTCAAGAAGGTTTATGAACTTTACGTTGTATGA